Genomic DNA from uncultured Desulfuromusa sp.:
GAAGGCATTGGCTAATGCAGAAAAGGAGACGTCTCAGGGGCAGAACTTAACTTTGATTCTCGCACTTTCATATGGGGGGCGAGATGAAATCATGCGTGCGGCCCAAAAAATTGCTCAGAGTGCGCTTGATGGTGATTTAGACATAAACAAGCTCGATAATAAAACCTTTTCAAGTTTTTTGGATACTGGGGATATCCCTGAACCGGACTTACTGATTCGCACCAGTGGTGAAGTCAGAATCAGTAATTTTCTCCTTTGGCAGACGGCATATTCGGAATTTTATTTTACGGATGTTCTTTGGCCTGATTTTAATGCTGCTGAATTACGAAAGGCTTTGGACGATTATCGAAGACGTAAGCGTCGCTTCGGGCTGACTGATGACCAGTTGGAAGACTTATAAGGAGAAAACCGATTAAACAACGTATCATGACCGCTATTATTGCTCTGCCTTTACTGATTTTGCTGCTGGGGTATGCCAACCCTGCCGTATTTTCTGTTTTTTTAACAATCATCTTATTTCTCAGCCTGATTGAATTCAATCGAATCGGTTTGGGATGTGAGCATCGTTTCGAACAATGGATTGCAGCGAGTATTGGTGCTGCGGTTATCCCGATTCAGTTTTATGAAAATATTGCCCTGATTTTTCCTCTTTATACCGTTGCCATATTGTTTCTCTCTCTATTATTTCTATTTCGTTTATCTGAAATAACAGTGGTTCATTATCGTCTTGGCTGGATTACACTTGGACTGGTCTACCTCCCTTTCCTATTAAGTCATTTAATGTTGTTGCGTTTGCTGCCCGATGGTCGACAGTGGATATTCATGACACTCATTGTGATTATGAGCTGTGATAGCTTTGCCTATTTTGTCGGCAGAAAATTTGGCAAACGAAAACTGTATCAAGCCGTCAGTCCGAACAAGACGATTGAAGGAGGACTCGGTGGTTTGGTTGGGGCCGTTTTTGCGATAATGCTTGTGAAGTTCACTTTCCTGCCGATTCTCGGTTTTCTTGATGCTGTATTGATTGGGCTTTTTCTTGGCGTTATGGGACAGCTCGGTGATTTGTTTGAGTCACTTTTAAAGCGTGCTTGCCAGGTTAAAGATTCCGGAGGGATAATCCCTGGGCATGGTGGTATGCTGGATCGTTTGGACAGTTTGCTGTTTGCGTTTCCAGTCGTGTATTACCTTGCGCGATACTGTTACGGAGGCTGAGAGCGTATTGAAGAAAATATCTGTTCTTGGCTCTACTGGGTCAATCGGGGTCAGAACGCTGGAGATTGCCAACGCTTTTCCTGAGCGCTATCAGGTCGTTGCTCTGACGGCTGGTAATAATATTAATTTGTTGCTGAAGCAAATTCATACTTTTTCCCCGCGTATTGTCTCCGTTGTTTCGGAACGAGAAGCTCAAAAGTTAAGACAGCAACTTCAGAATGTTGATGTTGAAGTTTACCATGGTGCTGAGGGGATGATTCGTTGCTCCACTGTCCCTGAGGCCGACATGGTTGTTGCGGCCATTGTCGGTGCCGCGGGATTAATGCCGACAATGGCGGCGATCAAAGCCGGTAAAAATGTAGCTTTGGCGAACAAGGAAACTCTGGTGATAGCCGGCAGTTTGATTATGGAAGAAGTCAAACGACAGAAGGTTTGCCTGCTCCCTGTCGATAGCGAACATTCCGCAATCTTCCAGGCGCTGACCGGTCATCGTCGTGAAGATGTCCAACGCCTTATTTTGACAGCATCCGGTGGGCCATTTCGAGAGTATAAACCCGCACAATTTGCAACGATTACCCCTGCAGAAGCCCTGGCTCATCCGAACTGGGATATGGGGAGAAAGATCTCTGTAGATTCTGCGACCATGATGAACAAAGGTCTGGAAGTTATTGAGGCACGCTGGTTATTTGACTATCCTGCGACAATGATTGACGTTCATATCCATCCTGAAAGTATCATTCATTCTTTGGTTGAATACCGGGACGGTGCCGTTATGGCGCAGCTGGGTATTCCAGATATGAAAACACCCATCGCCTATGCTTTGTCCTGGCCGGAACGATTGCCTTTGGTTCAGCAGCCTTTAGACCTGTGCCGGTTAGGCCAACTGTCTTTTTCTGCCCCTGATATTGAACGTTTTCCTTGTTTACAGCTTGCCTACGAGGCCTTGGAGGTCGGGGGAACCGTTCCAGCTGTGATGAATGCGGCGAATGAGATTGCTGTTGCTGCTTTTTTGAATAATCAGCTTAGTTTTCCGGGTATTGCAGAGGTGATAAGAAAAGTGATGTATCGGCATGAGAGCGAAGATCTTACCTCAGTTGAGCAGGCCTTGCATGCCGACCTGTGGAGCAGACGTAAGACCCAAGAATTTATTAGCGGAGGACCTCTATGATAACAATTATGGCCGGCATTTTGATGCTGGGTGTTCTGGTTTTTGTTCATGAACTGGGACACTTTGCAATCGCAAAAATGTGCGGCGTTAAAGTTTTGAAATTTTCTCTTGGCTTTGGCCCTAAATTAGTCTCGCGGCGTCGTGGAGAGACTGAATATCAGATTTGTGCAATACCTCTGGGTGGATATGTCCAGATGCTTGGTGAAGGGGGAGGCGAACAGGGGGAAGAGGTAGAACTGACTGCTGAAGAGGAGGCTCGTTCATTCGCGGCACAGACTGTCGGTAAGCGGTTGGCAATTGTCTCTGCCGGTCCAATCATGAATCTGATGTTACCTCTCTTGATTCTACCGATCTCATTTATGGTCGGGGTGCAGATGCCGACGTATCTGGAGCAGCCTGCCTGTATCGGTTATGTTGTCCCCGGATCAAATGCTGCTGATGGAGGAATCCTTGCCGGGGATTGTGTGACAGCTGTCAATCAGCAGGTGGTTAAGAGCTGGAATGACGCAAATAAAGGTTTTATCTCTCAAGCCGGGGAACCCCTGCTGTTTCAGGTTGAGCGGAACGGGGAAGAATTGCAACTTGAAATTTCTGCTGAGAACGACAGTCTGCAAGGTATGCAGGCTCTGGGTTTGCTGCCCCTGCAATCTGCAAAAATCGGTGGTCTGGCAGCAGATATGCCGGCTGCTGAAGCCGGTATGCTGGAAGGAGATCTGATCCTGCAAATAGAGGATTACCCGATCTCATCCTGGTATGATCTTAAGACTGTTATTCAGGAAATTGGCAGTCGGGTTGTTCCTGTCCAGATAGAGCGAGATGGAAAACGAATGACTGTTGATTTGACTCCGATTCAACGTGATGGAGAGGGTGATTATTTGCTTGGAATTGCACCTTTCTATAGTTCTGAATTGAAGACATTTGGCTTTTTTGATGCTATTCGCGAGGGCGCTGCTCGAACTTGGGAACTGATAGAGCTGACGGTTGTTTTTGTCCAGAAACTGTTCTCCGGAAGTGTCTCTGCTAAAAATATTGGGGGGCCCATTACTGTTGTTCAGATTGCCGGACAAGCAGCACAGACGGATCTGGCAGCGATCTTGTCGGTTCTGGCCTTTATTTCAATTCAATTGGGCATATTAAATTTATTGCCAATCCCTATCTTGGACGGCGGCCACATTCTTTTTTATGTTATCGAGCTGATTATTCGCAAACCAGTGTCAATTCGCACCAGAGAACTGGCCCAGCAAGTTGGAATGGCACTGTTGTTGATGCTTATGGTTTTAGCGTTTTATAATGATATTATCAGGTTGTGGGGTTGATGGAGACTGCTGAAGGAATAAAAATTCTGACTGTAGACAGTTCCTCTTTTACGGGGAGTGTTGCTTTATGCCGTGGGGAATTTCTGGTTGCAGAGTCCCTTTTGAATGTTCGCAGTACTCACAGCGAGAAGTTGTTGAAGCAAATTGATCTTCTTCTCGATGAGGTCGGCTGGATTCTTCAGGACCTTGACCTGCTGGCAGTGGTGACCGGCCCAGGTTCTTTTACCGGATTACGTATCGGAATAGCAACGGTCAAGGGGTTGGCTCAGGTCTTGAACAAGCCGGTTGTTTCTGTTTCTGCCCTACAAACTGCAGCAATGAATCTCCCGTTGTGTTCAGTTCCAATCTGTGCCTTCTTGGATGCCCGAAAAAAAGAGGTTTACAGCCAATTATTTGAATGGCACCCTTCTGACGGTCCCATTGCAATTGGACCGTCTTCTGTTCTGCCTCCAGAGAAGTTGCTTAAAGAATTGCCGGAAAAGGTTGCCTTCGTTGGCGATGGTGTTCTTCTCTATCGGCATCTCCTTGATGCGCTCCCTGCACAACAAGCTCTCATCCCTGTCGCAACAGCACATCAACTCCGTGCTGCGCATGCATCCTGGTTAGCACTGCAGGCTTGGCAGAGGGGCTTGGGGCAAAGTGCGGCTGAAATTCTTCCGACCTATATTCGGCCCTCTGATGCGGAATTAAATTTATCCAGCAAACAAGGCATTTAACATGGGTTAATTGTTGACAAATTTGCATCATTTTGGTTACTTTGTGACTGACTTTTAAAAGCTTAATTTCACTTACATGCGCGGAGGTGCCAATGGACATTGATCAAACCCTTTTGCAGAATCTAACCGAGACTAACCCCCGTTTTCGCATGCTCTATGAGGAACATACTCTTTTTGAGAAGCAACTTACCGAGTATGACAAAAAAGGTTATTTGTCCCCACAAGAGGAGCTTGAAAAAAATAAGGTAAAAAAAATGAAACTCGCTGGTAAGGATGAAATGGAAGAGATTATTCAGTCTGTTACCACCTGACCCCGTTTTGTAACAACGGGATGTTTCGATACAGCAAAGGGTTTAAGCGGATGCTTAAGCCCTTTGCTGTATTTAACTTATGATTTTGCTGTAAAGTTTGACCTGTTTTTAAACTGTTTTTAAACTGTTTTTTAAGCTTTTCCGCTTCAAGAACAATATTTTTAAGAGTGCTTGCCATCTCGTGATTTTTTCGAGATCATCTCTAAATGATTCGTGAGAAAAAATGAAAGTTGAGGAGGAACAGATGGAATTGACCGGGTCTCAGATTTTGCTTGAATCTTTGAAGCTTGAAGGGGTAGATACCGTTTTTGGCTATCCTGGAGGGGCTGTCATCAATATTTATGATGATCTTTTCGCATCTTCTATTAAACATGTTTTAACCCGGCATGAGCAAGCTGCGGTCCATG
This window encodes:
- a CDS encoding isoprenyl transferase, producing MAVTTKEFSLNHLAIIMDGNGRWAQKSGLPRVAGHQQGVETVIQIVDECVSQGIHFLSLFAFSSENWGRPREEVDALMGLLLQFLSSQRQRMLDDGVRLRVIGDLTRLSEPIQKALANAEKETSQGQNLTLILALSYGGRDEIMRAAQKIAQSALDGDLDINKLDNKTFSSFLDTGDIPEPDLLIRTSGEVRISNFLLWQTAYSEFYFTDVLWPDFNAAELRKALDDYRRRKRRFGLTDDQLEDL
- a CDS encoding phosphatidate cytidylyltransferase; translated protein: MTAIIALPLLILLLGYANPAVFSVFLTIILFLSLIEFNRIGLGCEHRFEQWIAASIGAAVIPIQFYENIALIFPLYTVAILFLSLLFLFRLSEITVVHYRLGWITLGLVYLPFLLSHLMLLRLLPDGRQWIFMTLIVIMSCDSFAYFVGRKFGKRKLYQAVSPNKTIEGGLGGLVGAVFAIMLVKFTFLPILGFLDAVLIGLFLGVMGQLGDLFESLLKRACQVKDSGGIIPGHGGMLDRLDSLLFAFPVVYYLARYCYGG
- a CDS encoding 1-deoxy-D-xylulose-5-phosphate reductoisomerase gives rise to the protein MKKISVLGSTGSIGVRTLEIANAFPERYQVVALTAGNNINLLLKQIHTFSPRIVSVVSEREAQKLRQQLQNVDVEVYHGAEGMIRCSTVPEADMVVAAIVGAAGLMPTMAAIKAGKNVALANKETLVIAGSLIMEEVKRQKVCLLPVDSEHSAIFQALTGHRREDVQRLILTASGGPFREYKPAQFATITPAEALAHPNWDMGRKISVDSATMMNKGLEVIEARWLFDYPATMIDVHIHPESIIHSLVEYRDGAVMAQLGIPDMKTPIAYALSWPERLPLVQQPLDLCRLGQLSFSAPDIERFPCLQLAYEALEVGGTVPAVMNAANEIAVAAFLNNQLSFPGIAEVIRKVMYRHESEDLTSVEQALHADLWSRRKTQEFISGGPL
- the rseP gene encoding RIP metalloprotease RseP, producing the protein MITIMAGILMLGVLVFVHELGHFAIAKMCGVKVLKFSLGFGPKLVSRRRGETEYQICAIPLGGYVQMLGEGGGEQGEEVELTAEEEARSFAAQTVGKRLAIVSAGPIMNLMLPLLILPISFMVGVQMPTYLEQPACIGYVVPGSNAADGGILAGDCVTAVNQQVVKSWNDANKGFISQAGEPLLFQVERNGEELQLEISAENDSLQGMQALGLLPLQSAKIGGLAADMPAAEAGMLEGDLILQIEDYPISSWYDLKTVIQEIGSRVVPVQIERDGKRMTVDLTPIQRDGEGDYLLGIAPFYSSELKTFGFFDAIREGAARTWELIELTVVFVQKLFSGSVSAKNIGGPITVVQIAGQAAQTDLAAILSVLAFISIQLGILNLLPIPILDGGHILFYVIELIIRKPVSIRTRELAQQVGMALLLMLMVLAFYNDIIRLWG
- the tsaB gene encoding tRNA (adenosine(37)-N6)-threonylcarbamoyltransferase complex dimerization subunit type 1 TsaB, whose product is METAEGIKILTVDSSSFTGSVALCRGEFLVAESLLNVRSTHSEKLLKQIDLLLDEVGWILQDLDLLAVVTGPGSFTGLRIGIATVKGLAQVLNKPVVSVSALQTAAMNLPLCSVPICAFLDARKKEVYSQLFEWHPSDGPIAIGPSSVLPPEKLLKELPEKVAFVGDGVLLYRHLLDALPAQQALIPVATAHQLRAAHASWLALQAWQRGLGQSAAEILPTYIRPSDAELNLSSKQGI
- a CDS encoding DUF465 domain-containing protein is translated as MDIDQTLLQNLTETNPRFRMLYEEHTLFEKQLTEYDKKGYLSPQEELEKNKVKKMKLAGKDEMEEIIQSVTT